The Oleidesulfovibrio alaskensis DSM 16109 DNA window TGTTTCCGGACTGCAGCCGAACCTGAACGACCACAGTGCGCAGGTTTCCCGCGCAGCGCAGCGGCGCACCTCGGCCCGTTCTCCGCCGCTGCATGTCAGGCAGTGACAGCGGATGGCCTGCACGCCCGAACGTCCGGCCTGCGGCTGTTCCTCGCCCAGACGCCAGACATACAGCGCGCACGACGTATCGTCACAGCCGCGCACCATGGCGGCCGAACCGCCCTGACAGGCAATGCAGAACCGCCTGATGGCCTTGATGGGAGTTATTTTTGCCATACCGCTGGTGTATACGTTTTTACCGGTGCTTGTCATGTCCTGCCGCGGCAGGCGCAGGCGGGACACCCCCTGCCGGACAAGGCAAAAGGCCGGAGCGTATTGCGCTCCGGCCCGGATAGGTGACGATGCTGCGTGAAAACAGCCTGAAACCGCTGCGGACTAGGCGCGGCCGCAGCACTTCTTGTACTTTTTGCCGCTGCCGCAGGGGCAGGGTTCGTTGCGGCCCACCTTGGGCTCTTCACGGCGCACGGTCTGGCTGTGCACATGACCGTCTTCATACAGCCAGCGGCCGTCCACCCGCACAAAGCTGCTCGTCTCGCGCAGAGTCTGGGGCACACCGCGCATGGTGTAATCCGCCTGAAACTCCACAATGCCTCTGTTGTCCTCTTCGCCGCCTTTTTCGGTACGCAGCACGGTAAGGGCAGTCCAGCGCATATGTTCCGACCACTGCCGGATTTCATCGGCCGAGGCTTCATCACGGATATCAGGGTGCGTTGTGGCTTCAAGATATTCATAAGCACCCACACAGTGCGCGCTGAAACGGGAACGCATGAGGGCCTCGGCCGTGGCGGCCTGGCTGGTTCCGGCAATAAGGGGCCCGCAGCACTCTTCGTACGTTCTGCCGGAGCCGCAATGGCATTGTGTCATAGTCGGTCTACCTGTTCTTCAAGTTATATTAATGCCCGTGGCAGCCTTCGTGGCCGTGGGCATGGCAAATTTCCTGTTTGTCTGTCAGGCGGCCTTCAAGCCAGCTGGCAGCCACGTCCCGCACGGCACCCTGTGCGCCGCGCACCACCTGAATACCGTGCGACTCAAGCTTGTCCACGGCGCCCTGTCCCATGTTGCCGCCCAGCAGCACCTTAACGCCCTTTTCAACCAGAACAGGAACAATGTTGGATTTGCAGCCGCAGCCGGGAGGAGGGGTCAGGCGTTCTTCTTCCACAATCTGCCTGCTTTCGTCCACTGTCATGATGGTGAAATATTCGCAATGGCCGAAATGCTGATCCACGACGCCGTCGCGGGTGGGAAGTGCTATCTTCATTGTGTTTGTCTCCTTGCTGTTGTCTATGGATGAAAACTGCGGGAACTATAATCCCGCATCCTTCCAAGTCAATGACTACTGACACGGTATTCTTCTGATTATAATCCGCAGGCGTTTGTCAGGTCGGGCGTGCTCTGCTATGGTACGCACACACTCTCCCCCTGTCCGGTTTATTCAGAAAGGAGGCCAGCATATGACCCATCAAGAGGAAAAACGCCGCTTCACGCGGCTGCCGAAAGGCTTTTCCATAGAGGCCAGCATCCTGCAGTTTCCGTTCTCCAGCCAGCGGCGGGTGACCAGCAACTGCGCCGACATAGGCGGAGGCGGAGTAAGCTTTGAGTCCCCCGCACGGTTTGAACCCGGCGACAAGCTGCAACTGAAGGTTCACATTCCTACGCTGAACAAGTATTCTCCCGGCTTTTTCAAGGTATATGAAAACGACGCCGAGCAATATCTGCAGGCCATCGGAGAAGTTGCGTGGGTTGACCGCAACGGCGCGGGATACACCACAGGTGTCAAATTCATCGATATCGACCCCGACGTCTGCAAGGCGCTGTGCGGTCTGGTGGAAAAAACGCTGAGAGATCAGGAAAAATAACGGCGCTTCCTGCACGGGCTTACCGGCACAAGCGCCATGCAGGATACCATTATGCTTGAAGTACAGCTGGATGACGGCACCAGCCTTGTCATCCCCGAAGATGAAATATCGTTCAGTGCCTCGCGGGGGTCAGGTCCCGGCGGTCAGCATGTCAACGTGACCGCCAGCAGGGTCACCGTACGCTTCAACGTTCTGCACTCCGCTGTCCTTGACCGGCGGCAAAAGGAACGTATTGCCTCGCGGCTTGCTTCGCGCATTTCGTCCGCCGGCGAACTGGCCGTTTCCTGCGCGGACGGACGCAGTCAGCATGCCAACCGCAGGACGGCCCTGCAACGTCTGGCAGCCCTGCTTACCCATGCGCTGCACACCCCAAGGCCCAGAACAAAAACGAAAACTCCGGCCGCCCAGAAACGCAAAAGACTGGATGACAAAAAAAAGCGGGCTCTTACCAAACGCAACAGGCGCAGTATAAGCGATATCTGAACCGGACCGCAGGTGCCTTGCTGCCTGCGGTGTACTGCCGCCAGCCCGCAGCAGCAGCGGTACCGCAGGATGCCGATGGCGGCTGACAGCGGCCCGTCCCCCGTTGCATCACACGGCTGCCCGCAATAAAGCCCGCCGCCGGAATGTGCCTGTGCCCGGTTCACGGCACCCGTTGCACCGCCGCTGTCAGGTCTGCCAGAAATTTATCAACATCTTTGTAACGCTCATTTTTCCTGCGCCCGACCACCAGTGCCACATCGGGAATCGGGGCCGCGAATATCCTGTTCATGTAGTGCATTTCATCAGGATACCGGTAAAACAAACGCCCTGCAGGGTACTGATGCTCTTTTTGCCAGCACTCGAACTCTGCACAAAAGGCCGGATGCTCCGGCGGCGTGACCGTCTCGAAAAAGTCACTGTCCACCAGCCTTGCCAGACGGTAAAGACCGTGGACTTCTTTTGCAAAGCACTTCATATACTTGCCAAAAACATACCCCGTCTGCATACGCTGATATCCGGCGCATGCCTGTTCCAGCGCTCCGCCGGCCGCCTTGTGATCCCGTCTGATAAGCGCCGCGAGGTACCCCACGACCGCAGTGTCAAAGACCGCACTCTTCTTTTTCAAAAAACTGTCGGCCTGTGCCAGCACCTCCGGCAAGTGTACCGACTCGCCGTAATACAGCACCTTGATCATGTTCATGGCCGGAGCCACATAAAACGGAGAGACCGCGAAAGGAAGGGAGGCAGGGAAAAAACGTGCAAACACTTCAAAGTCGTTGCAGGAAAACGCAGTCAGAAGGTCGAGAAGGAAATTGCAGTGGTCAGTGCCGCCGGCAGTTATTCCGCCCAGCAGCAGCTGACGTCTTGCCGTCTGAAACAGCACGTTGTTAAGCGTTTCACAACTACGCTCCTGAAACGCCGTATACAGCCCGAAATCGCCCAGCGCAGACGGCAACAACCGGAGATACGCAGATGTTGCCGCCCCGCAAACCGTCTTGTCTTTCAGGTGCTCTTCATAAATACGATTCTGGTCGGCATACAGTTCGTCCCATGTCCGCACGGGATAATATTCACCAAACCGCGCAAAACGCTCTTCCGCGGCCTTGTTGTACAATGTTATAAACTGCTTCGCGTTTTTCATGCCTGATATTTCATAAAAGATTTCGCACAACCTGCATCGGCGGCAGGCGCCTCACACACGCCCTGTTATCCTCTGAATACAGCGCCGCCATATGCGCATCAAGATAAAATCAGCTGCGGTTCCCGCGCCCCTGCATTACAGCTGCATCGCCACACCCCGCAGCAGCAACCCGTAACATGACACACAGGCTGTGCCGCCGGTTGTGAAATTTCATCCGGTAATCCCCTGCACTGGTTGACCATTCACTGCATAAAAATAAAGCAACGCAAAAAACCTGTGGTCATGCACTTGTTTTGTGCGGTGCATGCGTGCTAACTCTCTTTTTTTGGTTGCATACACAACCAGTATCGGCATCAGCCACAGCCTGTCCGCAAAAACGGCGTTGACATACGCCAAAAGCCTGACAATATGGATACTAGGCCATAGACCCCTTTACGGGTTTTCAGTACCGCGGCACATGAAAACTGCGCACAGACGCAGTTGATAAGGAGCGACACATGGCCAAGACCAGCACAGTAAACGAAACCCCCACGGCGGAAGCCGCCGTCTTCAGAAAGCTGCTGCGCAATGCCAGCGCCGGCGGAGATTCCACCAGCCGCGTTCAGCGCGTCATGCTGGCGCTGGGGTATTCAGTATCCATGACTCCGGCCGGATTTCCCGCG harbors:
- a CDS encoding YchJ family protein, with translation MTQCHCGSGRTYEECCGPLIAGTSQAATAEALMRSRFSAHCVGAYEYLEATTHPDIRDEASADEIRQWSEHMRWTALTVLRTEKGGEEDNRGIVEFQADYTMRGVPQTLRETSSFVRVDGRWLYEDGHVHSQTVRREEPKVGRNEPCPCGSGKKYKKCCGRA
- a CDS encoding NifB/NifX family molybdenum-iron cluster-binding protein — its product is MKIALPTRDGVVDQHFGHCEYFTIMTVDESRQIVEEERLTPPPGCGCKSNIVPVLVEKGVKVLLGGNMGQGAVDKLESHGIQVVRGAQGAVRDVAASWLEGRLTDKQEICHAHGHEGCHGH
- a CDS encoding PilZ domain-containing protein: MTHQEEKRRFTRLPKGFSIEASILQFPFSSQRRVTSNCADIGGGGVSFESPARFEPGDKLQLKVHIPTLNKYSPGFFKVYENDAEQYLQAIGEVAWVDRNGAGYTTGVKFIDIDPDVCKALCGLVEKTLRDQEK
- the arfB gene encoding alternative ribosome rescue aminoacyl-tRNA hydrolase ArfB; translation: MLEVQLDDGTSLVIPEDEISFSASRGSGPGGQHVNVTASRVTVRFNVLHSAVLDRRQKERIASRLASRISSAGELAVSCADGRSQHANRRTALQRLAALLTHALHTPRPRTKTKTPAAQKRKRLDDKKKRALTKRNRRSISDI